In Pseudomonas sp. P5_109, the genomic window CGTGAGACCTGCTCGGCGACGTCGGCCAGGCTGACGTTGTTGAACACCAGTTTGCCGCTGCGCCAGGCGGTCATTTCCGCCGGATTGACGGCGTAGGCGGCGGCAACTTTGCCCAGGGCATCGACGTGGGTACCAAGACCTGCTGTCAGATTGATGAAATCGATGTCGGCGGCATCGCGCCCCTGGACCCTGACGGTGCCCTGCTCCACCACCACCCGGGTTTCGTTGGCGCCATGGCGTACGTCGAAGCGGGTACCGGTGACCGTGACCTTGCCGCTGCCCGCCGCGACCACAAATGGCCGACTGGTGTCGTGCTCGACGCTGAACATCGCTTCGCCTGCGGTCAGTTCAACGTTGCGTTGACCCTTTTCAAACCGCACCTGAATCCGGCTGCGGCTGTCCAGATCGACTTCCGAGCCATCCGGCAACGCCACATGGCGCCGCTCATTCAAGGCCGTTGAAAACTCGGCGGTGTAAGGCGCCGGATGGTTCAGAGCGCTGAACAGGCCCAGGCCGAGTGCCACCGCGAACACGCTGGCGGCCACCGCATAACGCAGCACGGGACGAGGTTTCTTCAGGGCTGGCGGCGTATCGCACAAGGCCCGCAAACGCGCCGCCGGCACCAGGTCGGCGGCGCTCCACAAATCCTGAAGCAGTTCGAATTCGTTTCGGTGCTGGGGGTGTTCGTCCAGCCAGGCCTGAAACCGGTGACGCAGTTCGACATCGACGACAGGCTCCTGCATACGCACAAACCACTGCGCCGCATCGTCGCGAACCGTCGTTTGCCCGCACGCACAATCACGAGTATCCATCATGGAAGTTCCTGTTTGGCCGGGGAGGAGAAGGCAGGGGCAATCATGATTGCAACCCGTCCAGGCGATCACGCAGATGCCGAAGCGTGCGGATCATATACTTTTCCACCATGTTCTTGGACAGTCCCAGGCGTTCGGCGATTTCGGCCTGGGTCAGGCCCTCGATTTTCTGCCAGACAAACACCTTGCGGCAGTTGACCGGCAGCTCGGTGAGCGCCCGTTCGATGGAATCCGCCAACTGGATCGCGTGCATGAAATGCTCCGGGTCGCCGGTCGGCGACTCACTGAGATCAATCGCCTCTGACTCCATGGCGCCCCGCCGGTCCTCACGCCGATACCCATCCACGGCGATGTTGCGCGCGGTCTGGTGCAAATACGCCCGCGGTTGCTCCACCGCCGCCGAATCGGACTCAAGCACCCGCACGAAGGTATCGTGGGCCAGGTCCTCGGCCTGCTGACGGTTTCTCAGGCGACGGGTCCAGGTGCCAACCAACTCTTCGTAATGTTCGAAAAAGCCGTGTCTGCGGGGCAGCTTGAGGGTCATTGCGGAGTGCTGTGGAGACGGGGCGTGAATAGTAATGCTTCCTATTAACTGGAAGCAATGCCTTACAGCCCCACGGTAGGCGCGCGATTTCAGCCTTATTGGTAAAACTGACTGAACCAGCGACGGAACTCCACAATCTTTCCGTCGCCATCGCACAGCAGGGGTTTGCGATGGTAAATCTTGTTGTTCCAGATTGGCAGGTCGGCTACCACCCCCACGTATTGGCCGCGCTCCCCGACCTGTTCCTGAATGAAATCCTCGACAAGCGCCTGCCTGACCGGGTCTTCGGAATAATCCGGGTGCAGGAAGGAAAACCGCAGGTGAGTGAGTTCAGACTCTACGGGGGTAATGGTGATCAGCATGACCAGGCTGACATGACGCGACATTCTGACGACCTGAATGCCCGGTCCGGATTGCTCGAAATCGACTGAAAATTCACAATCGATACGCTTGCCCCGTGAATCCTCGATCGACATCGGCCCCTTGAGTGCAGTGGTGCGCAGATGCCCTGTGTAGGTGGAGCCGACATCCAGCGCCGCCGCCTGCCCGTGAACGTACTTCAAGTGCGCGGCATCGACACTGTTCTCGGCAATTTCCTGCGCGATCGTCCTGATCTCGAACACCGGATGATGACGTGTATGCCAGCCCGGGTTTGCGGTCTCTGGAACATCGGGAACCTGCCACATTGGCGCGGCACCGGTTGGATGAAACCACGCCCAGATCATCCGGTTGGCCTCCACCACCGGCAGGCCTTTCAACACGGGCTCGCGACTCAGGCTCGGCGGCATGGATCGGGCGTACGGAATGTGCCGGCAGAATCCCTGATGGTCGAAACCCCAGTTATGGAAGGGACAGCGCAACAGTTCTCCATCAACCTTGCCACCCACGCCGAGATGAGCGCCGAGATGGGGACAGTGCGGCTCGAACAGGCCGACCTGCCCCTTGGCATCCCGAAACAGCACCCACTCCCGGTCAAACAAGCGGACAGTCTGGACGACGCCCACGCCAAGCTCGTCCGACAGCATGATGCGATACCAGC contains:
- a CDS encoding FecR family protein — translated: MMDTRDCACGQTTVRDDAAQWFVRMQEPVVDVELRHRFQAWLDEHPQHRNEFELLQDLWSAADLVPAARLRALCDTPPALKKPRPVLRYAVAASVFAVALGLGLFSALNHPAPYTAEFSTALNERRHVALPDGSEVDLDSRSRIQVRFEKGQRNVELTAGEAMFSVEHDTSRPFVVAAGSGKVTVTGTRFDVRHGANETRVVVEQGTVRVQGRDAADIDFINLTAGLGTHVDALGKVAAAYAVNPAEMTAWRSGKLVFNNVSLADVAEQVSRYREKPLKVGNAAVGNLRLTSVFKSDNTDALLKALPNILPVAVRTLGDGSQEIISK
- a CDS encoding sigma-70 family RNA polymerase sigma factor: MTLKLPRRHGFFEHYEELVGTWTRRLRNRQQAEDLAHDTFVRVLESDSAAVEQPRAYLHQTARNIAVDGYRREDRRGAMESEAIDLSESPTGDPEHFMHAIQLADSIERALTELPVNCRKVFVWQKIEGLTQAEIAERLGLSKNMVEKYMIRTLRHLRDRLDGLQS
- a CDS encoding Rieske 2Fe-2S domain-containing protein, whose protein sequence is MKTLLIARENAPVSRYGLPIPYGWYRIMLSDELGVGVVQTVRLFDREWVLFRDAKGQVGLFEPHCPHLGAHLGVGGKVDGELLRCPFHNWGFDHQGFCRHIPYARSMPPSLSREPVLKGLPVVEANRMIWAWFHPTGAAPMWQVPDVPETANPGWHTRHHPVFEIRTIAQEIAENSVDAAHLKYVHGQAAALDVGSTYTGHLRTTALKGPMSIEDSRGKRIDCEFSVDFEQSGPGIQVVRMSRHVSLVMLITITPVESELTHLRFSFLHPDYSEDPVRQALVEDFIQEQVGERGQYVGVVADLPIWNNKIYHRKPLLCDGDGKIVEFRRWFSQFYQ